One region of Tamandua tetradactyla isolate mTamTet1 chromosome 6, mTamTet1.pri, whole genome shotgun sequence genomic DNA includes:
- the EPPK1 gene encoding epiplakin: MNGHSTPLDILVSNGTKPARIPKAGKAMLGTSVLPEAQAGAALSTEVKSIAGVQVETSGQVLDLYTAMRQGLLPTGLAQALLEAQAATGGLVDPALGQLLPVSEALRQGLVGLELKEKLLAAERAVTGYPDPYGGEKLALFQAIGKEVVDRALGWRWLQAQLATGGLVDPARGVRVAPEAACELGLLDRDTWHHLSEPEPEPDEGSPGFCDPNTLEQLPYGELLGRCVVAPGSGLALLPVKTTFCSLGGAVSAAELLEAGILDVETAQGLQEGRLAGPDVAALAEVRRYLEGTGGMAGVILLPAGHKKSLFQAASEHLLPMGAALPLLEAQAATRTLVDPTSGRQLGVDEAVRAGLVGPELHGPLLVAEQAVTGYLDPFSGAHIPLFQAMKKGLVDQPLALRLLDAQLATGGLVCPSRRLRLPLEAALRLGCLDTETQHCLSRASGFSDPRTQESLGYGQLLAHCVTDPDTGLAFLPLTGSARGTPFIEHATRQVLSAAMTTVSVGPSRGRPMALWDLLFSEAVPAQQRAALMQQHQEGTLSEEELAAQLKAAVKQAAVTARVTFPGLREDVAPGELLESKVIGREVYEQLERGEATAHDVGCLASVQRYLQGTGCIAGLLLPGSQERLGIYEARRRGLLRPGTALVLLEAQAATGFIIDPVENKKYSVEEALRAGAIGLDVYPKLLAAERAVTGYSDPYTGGQISLFQAMKKDLIVRDHGVRLLEAQIATGGVIDPVHSHRLPVEVAYQRGYFDEDMNRVLSDPSDDTKGFFDPNTHENLTYLQLLEKCITDADTGLRLLPLSHGQPERVDGATRQALQGQLLLVQHGRFRGRRVSLWQLINSEYFSEARRRQLLQRYRRRELTLEQVAQLLERETGRWTDISLPALRGRVSIHQLLEAGVIDQELLNRVLAGALHPEALLHLESVRRHLRGTGAVGGVLLQPSNRKLSLYQAMKQQLLGPGVAVALLEAQAATGTITDPCGLQTLSVDEAVRQELVGPELCLQLRRAEEALVGFRDPFSGKRVPLFQAMKKGLVPAGQASRLLDAQLATGGVIDPASHLHLPVSTATQHGCIDSKTEASLAGSLQTFPCPDGRGHISYARLLEQCVRDEASGLCLLPLPESAPTIPTDEQIQQALQAVPGAEDGMTLWDLLGSCHLTEEQRTGFLEDVRAGRRTPQQVRAAVLEQMQRAELLAQAHITVPGPRGEVPAVWLLDMGVITQETLAALAQGRQTLGEVAEQPAVKTCLWGLGCVAGVLLQPSGTKMGIAQAVRDGLLPAGLGHRLLEAQVACGALVDPMTNQRLSVDGAVRAGLVSGALSGQLRQAERAVAGYTDPFSRATLSLWQAMEKGLVPQSEGLPLLQAQLATGGAVEPVHHVHLPLAAAYRLGLLDEETSRVLTSTDDEQKFFFDPNMQEKVTYQQLRECCMLDPATGLRLLPLNRDVEPDVDEHTAMALRALSVPVGAGRFKGQVVSAWELLHSECIGATRRRELMAQCRSGRATALRQVVSAVAALVEAVDLQPPQATFRGLRKQVSARDLFRSRLIDKKTLDDLSLGRTSVQDVMQMRGVKRFLEGSNFIAGVLVQATGERMSISEALQRGLLRPGTALVLLEAQAATGFVIDPVENRKLTVEQAFSAGMFSKETYTKLLAAERAVTGYSDPYTGGQISLFQAMKKDLIVRDHGIRLLEAQIATGGIIDPVHSHRLPVEVAYQRGYFDEDMNRVLSDPSDDTKGFFDPNTHENLTYLQLLERCVRDPDTGLYMLQIVKKGEPYVYVDEATRETLRSHTARMHVGLFANQTVSIWDVLSSQYFTEERKRELVQQYRTRSLCLEKLLAIITATVEETEKQSQDVWVTGPTGQVTAAELFNSGVIDKKTLDALLRDPSQVPTLHKLKHVRTYLEGTGCIAGVTVPPAQEVMGIYEASRKGLISAGIAAQLLEAQAATGFMLDPRSHQRLPVEEAVAAGLVGEELRERLLTAEKAAKGYLDPDTGDKVSLFQAMKKKLVGREDALRFLEVQLATGGVVDPQHNHRLPLDTAYRRGCLHKDICTLISDEKHPIKRFLDPNTQEKATYRELQGRSKTDEETDWLLLPIDKDKTNGDYIDEATKKALEAEWVQISVGRFRGQKRSVWELLNSEYITEEKKHELVKKYRTDTVRALEEVVRIILEIIEVKEKTTKTIWFKGIRRQITASELFTSKIITKDILEGLEKGRTTAEDVRKKAEVQRYLEGTGCIAGVLAPSRDEPGRTEKLSIYQAMWKGLLRPGTALVLLEAQAATGFVIDPVSNQRLSVEEAVAAGVVGGEIREKLLAAERAVTGYSDPYTGGQISLFQAMKKDLIVRDHGVRLLEAQIATGGVIDPVHSHRLPVEVAYQRGYFDEDMNRVLSDPSDDTKGFFDPNTHENLTYLQLLRRCVRDPDTGLLMLQLAAPGSAVQQLSEEQRRALRDVRVTLEAGALQGQSLSVWELLFYREVRESLRQDLLRRFREGSLNAQGVGATLTALLADPDPRGALRKATVEMRVGRFRGGPVPLWDVLTSDYVHATTREELLAQFSSGALTLLALTRRLTAIVEEAEAEGAGGASREAESRVQESRPPGSADGDAGPAPSEPEAGPDAARQSQEQALRAATLEVQAAFFPGQRVSAWDVLFSSYLSPARRDELLAQHLAGALALPALLSTLTRAVQDTDGTLSKVSFRGLRRQVSAYKLGISRVLRPETLQELAQGTKTLQEVREMDSVKRYLEGTGCIAGVLAPSRDEPGRTEKLSIYQAMWKGLLRPGTALVLLEAQAATGFVIDPVSNQRLSVEEAVAAGVVGGEIREKLLAAERAVTGYSDPYTGGQISLFQAMKKDLIVRDHGVRLLEAQIATGGVIDPVHSHRLPVEVAYQRGYFDEDMNRVLSDPSDDTKGFFDPNTHENLTYLQLLSRCVRDPDTGLRLLPLSKQ, translated from the coding sequence CCATGCTGGGGACCAGCGTCCTTCCCGAGGCCCAGGCTGGAGCAGCCCTGTCCACCGAGGTCAAGAGCATTGCTGGGGTGCAGGTGGAGACCTCCGGCCAGGTCCTGGATCTCTACACCGCCATGAGGCAAGGCCTCCTTCCCACAGGGCTGGCGCAGGCCCTGCTGGAGGCCCAGGCGGCCACCGGGGGCCTCGTGGATCCCGCCCTGGGGCAGCTGCTGCCCGTGTCCGAGGCCCTGCGGCAGGGGCTGGTGGGGCTGGAGCTGAAGGAGAAGCTGCTGGCCGCTGAGCGGGCGGTCACCGGCTACCCTGATCCCTATGGGGGTGAAAAGCTGGCTCTCTTCCAGGCCATCGGGAAGGAGGTAGTGGACCGGGCGCTGGGATGGCGCTGGCTGCAGGCCCAGCTGGCCACTGGCGGCCTGGTGGATCCTGCACGGGGCGTGCGTGTAGCCCCCGAGGCGGCCTGCGAGCTCGGCCTGCTGGACCGGGACACCTGGCACCACCTGTCGGAGCCTGAGCCCGAGCCTGATGAGGGCTCCCCAGGCTTCTGTGACCCCAACACGCTGGAGCAGCTGCCCTATGGCGAGCTTCTGGGCAGGTGCGTGGTGGCCCCTGGCTCGGGCCTGGCCCTGCTGCCCGTGAAGACCACCTTCTGCAGCCTGGGCGGGGCTGTGAGTGCGGCCGAGCTGCTGGAGGCCGGCATCCTGGACGTGGAGACGGCCCAGGGCCTGCAGGAGGGCAGGCTGGCGGGTCCCGACGTGGCTGCCCTCGCAGAGGTGCGGCGCTACTTGGAGGGCACCGGTGGCATGGCGGGGGTCATCTTGCTGCCTGCCGGCCACAAGAAAAGCCTCTTCCAGGCAGCCTCCGAGCACCTGCTCCCAATGGGTGCTGCGTTGCCCCTGCTGGAAGCCCAGGCCGCCACCCGAACACTGGTGGACCCAACCTCGGGCCGGCAGCTAGGGGTGGACGAGGCGGTCAGGGCAGGCCTGGTTGGCCCGGAGCTGCATGGGCCTCTCCTGGTGGCAGAGCAGGCGGTGACAGGCTACCTGGACCCCTTCAGCGGCGCCCACATCCCCCTCTTCCAGGCCATGAAAAAGGGGCTGGTGGATCAGCCACTGGCGCTGCGGCTGCTGGACGCGCAGCTGGCCACCGGAGGGCTGGTGTGTCCATCCCGCCGGCTCCGGCTGCCCCTGGAAGCCGCCCTCCGCTTGGGCTGCCTGGACACGGAAACCCAGCATTGCCTGTCACGGGCCAGCGGCTTCTCAGACCCCCGCACACAGGAGAGCCTGGGCTACGGGCAGCTGCTGGCCCACTGCGTCACTGACCCGGACACGGGCCTCGCATTCCTACCACTCACAGGGAGTGCTCGGGGGACCCCGTTCATTGAGCATGCCACCCGGCAGGTCTTGAGCGCAGCCATGACCACCGTCTCCGTGGGGCCATCGCGGGGCCGGCCCATGGCCCTCTGGGACCTGCTCTTCTCCGAGGCAGTCCCTGCGCAGCAACGGGCAGCCCTGATGCAACAGCACCAGGAAGGGACGCTCTCAGAGGAGGAGCTGGCTGCCCAGCTGAAGGCCGCCGTCAAGCAGGCAGCAGTGACCGCCAGGGTCACCTTCCCGGGACTGAGGGAGGATGTGGCGCCGGGAGAACTACTGGAGTCCAAGGTCATCGGCCGGGAGGTGTACGAACAGCTGGAGCGGGGGGAGGCCACGGCCCACGACGTGGGCTGCCTGGCCTCCGTGCAGAGGTACCTGCAGGGCACCGGCTGCATTGCTGGCCTCTTGCTGCCTGGTTCCCAGGAGCGGCTCGGCATCTACGAGGCCCGCAGGAGGGGGCTGCTCAGGCCGGGCACCGCCCTGGTGTTACTCGAGGCACAAGCGGCCACCGGCTTCATCATCGACCCTGTGGAAAACAAGAAGTACTCAGTGGAGGAGGCACTGCGGGCCGGTGCCATTGGGCTTGACGTGTACCCGAAGCTGCTGGCGGCCGAGCGCGCGGTCACCGGCTACTCCGACCCCTACACCGGCGGGCAGATCTCGCTGTTCCAGGCCATGAAGAAGGACCTGATCGTCAGGGACCACGGCGTCCGCCTGCTGGAGGCTCAGATCGCCACCGGCGGCGTCATCGACCCCGTGCACAGCCACCGCCTGCCCGTGGAGGTGGCCTACCAGCGCGGCTACTTCGACGAGGACATGAACCGCGTGCTGTCGGACCCCAGCGACGACACTAAAGGCTTCTTCGACCCCAACACGCATGAAAACCTCACCTACCTGCAGCTGCTGGAGAAGTGCATCACCGACGCCGACACAGGGCTCCGCCTCCTGCCGCTCAGCCACGGGCAGCCCGAGCGTGTGGACGGTGCCACCCGGCAGGCGCTGCAGGGTCAGCTGCTGTTGGTGCAGCACGGTCGCTTCCGGGGCCGGCGCGTCTCTCTCTGGCAGCTGATCAACTCCGAGTACTTCAGCGAGGCACGGCGGCGGCAGCTGCTGCAGCGGTACCGGAGGCGGGAGCTCACGCTGGAGCAAGTGGCTCAGCTGCTGGAGCGTGAGACTGGGCGGTGGACCGACATCTCGCTGCCTGCTCTGAGGGGCCGGGTCAGCATCCACCAGCTCCTGGAGGCAGGCGTTATCGACCAGGAGCTCCTAAACCGCGTGCTGGCGGGTGCGCTGCATCCCGAGGCTCTGCTGCACCTGGAGAGCGTGCGCAGGCACCTGCGGGGCACCGGTGCAGTGGGCGGCGTGCTGCTGCAGCCCTCCAACCGGAAGCTCAGCCTCTACCAGGCCATGAAGCAGCAGCTGCTGGGCCCGGGCGTGGCTGTGGCCCTGTTAGAAGCCCAGGCGGCCACCGGAACCATCACCGACCCCTGCGGCCTGCAGACCCTGTCTGTAGACGAGGCTGTGCGACAGGAGCTGGTGGGGCCAGAGCTGTGCCTCCAGCTGCGGCGGGCCGAGGAGGCCCTCGTGGGTTTCAGGGACCCCTTCTCTGGGAAGAGGGTGCCCCTGTTCCAAGCCATGAAGAAAGGGCTTGTCCCTGCGGGGCAGGCCTCCCGGCTCCTGGATGCTCAGCTGGCCACGGGAGGGGTCATTGACCCCGCCAGCCACCTCCACCTGCCTGTGTCCACGGCCACCCAGCACGGCTGCATTGACAGCAAGACGGAGGCATCCCTGGCTGGCTCCCTGCAGACCTTCCCCTGCCCGGATGGCCGGGGGCACATCAGCTATGCCCGGCTTCTTGAGCAATGTGTGAGGGATGAGGCCTCGGGCCTCTGCCTCCTGCCCCTGCCAGAAAGTGCCCCCACCATCCCCACGGACGAACAGATCCAGCAGGCGCTGCAGGCCGTGCCAGGCGCCGAGGACGGTATGACCCTCTGGGACTTGCTTGGTTCCTGCCACCTCACCGAGGAGCAGCGCACGGGTTTCCTGGAAGACGTCAGGGCGGGGCGGAGGACCCCGCAGCAGGTACGGGCGGCCGTGCTGGAGCAGATGCAGAGGGCGGAGCTCCTGGCACAGGCCCACATCACAGTGCCTGGCCCACGTGGGGAGGTGCCCGCTGTCTGGCTGCTGGACATGGGCGTCATCACCCAGGAGACCCTGGCAGCCCTGGCCCAAGGCAGACAGACACTGGGCGAGGTGGCCGAACAGCCCGCCGTGAAGACCTGCCTCTGGGGCTTGGGCTGCGTggctggggtgctgctgcagccATCCGGCACCAAGATGGGCATTGCCCAGGCTGTGCGGGACGGGCTCCTGCCCGCGGGCCTGGGGCACAGGCTGTTGGAGGCCCAGGTGGCCTGTGGAGCCCTGGTCGACCCCATGACCAATCAGAGGCTCTCGGTGGATGGCGCTGTCCGGGCCGGCCTGGTGAGTGGGGCGCTGAGTGGGCAGCTCCGGCAGGCTGAGCGGGCAGTGGCTGGGTACACAGACCCCTTCTCCAGGGCGACCCTCTCCCTGTGGCAGGCCATGGAGAAGGGGCTGGTGCCACAGAGCGAGGGCCTCCCCCTCCTGCAGGCACAGCTGGCCACAGGGGGCGCCGTGGAGCCGGTCCACCATGTCCACCTGCCCCTGGCGGCTGCCTACAGGCTCGGCCTCCTGGATGAGGAGACCAGCCGGGTGCTGACCTCAACGGACGATGAGCAGAAGTTCTTCTTCGACCCCAACATGCAGGAAAAAGTGACCTACCAGCAGCTCAGGGAGTGCTGCATGCTGGACCCCGCCACGGGCCTGCGACTGCTCCCGCTCAACCGGGACGTGGAGCCCGACGTGGACGAGCACACGGCCATGGCGCTGCGGGCACTGAGTGTGCCCGTGGGCGCGGGCAGGTTCAAGGGGCAGGTGGTGTCCGCCTGGGAGCTGCTGCACTCCGAATGCATCGGCGCCACACGGCGGCGGGAGCTGATGGCACAGTGCCGCTCAGGGCGGGCCACGGCCCTACGGCAGGTGGTGAGTGCCGTGGCCGCCCTGGTGGAGGCCGTGGACCTGCAGCCCCCACAGGCCACCTTCCGAGGGCTGCGGAAGCAAGTGTCAGCCCGGGACCTGTTCAGGTCCCGGCTCATCGACAAGAAGACGCTGGACGACCTGAGCCTGGGCCGGACGAGTGTGCAGGATGTGATGCAGATGCGCGGCGTGAAGCGCTTCCTGGAGGGGTCCAATTTCATCGCCGGGGTGCTGGTGCAGGCCACTGGGGAGCGCATGAGCATCTCGGAGGCACTGCAGAGGGGCCTGCTGCGGCCCGGCACTGCCCTGGTGCTGCTCGAAGCGCAGGCGGCCACCGGCTTTGTCATTGACCCCGTGGAAAACCGGAAACTGACCGTGGAGCAGGCGTTTTCCGCGGGGATGTTCAGCAAGGAAACTTACACAAAGCTGCTGGCAGCCGAGCGCGCGGTCACCGGCTACTCCGACCCCTACACCGGCGGGCAGATCTCGCTGTTCCAGGCCATGAAGAAGGACCTGATCGTCAGGGACCACGGCATCCGCCTGCTGGAGGCTCAGATCGCCACGGGTGGCATCATCGACCCCGTGCACAGCCACCGGCTGCCCGTGGAGGTGGCCTACCAGCGTGGCTACTTCGACGAGGACATGAACCGCGTGCTGTCAGACCCCAGCGACGACACTAAAGGCTTCTTCGACCCCAACACGCACGAGAACCTCACCTACCTGCAGCTGCTGGAGCGCTGCGTGCGCGACCCCGACACAGGGCTGTACATGTTGCAAATTGTGAAGAAAGGAGAACCTTACGTGTATGTCGACGAGGCCACGAGGGAAACCCTGCGGTCGCACACAGCCAGGATGCACGTGGGGCTGTTTGCCAATCAGACAGTCTCCATTTGGGATGTGCTGTCCTCCCAATACTTCACAGAGGAGAGGAAACGAGAACTTGTCCAGCAGTACAGAACCAGGAGCCTGTGTCTGGAGAAACTGTTGGCCATCATCACCGCGACGGTGGAAGAAACGGAAAAACAAAGCCAAGACGTCTGGGTGACAGGGCCCACAGGGCAGGTGACGGCCGCCGAGTTATTCAACTCCGGAGTCATTGACAAGAAAACACTGGACGCGCTACTGAGGGATCCAAGCCAGGTACCGACCCTCCACAAACTGAAGCACGTGAGAACTTATCTGGAGGGCACTGGCTGCATTGCAGGAGTGACCGTGCCCCCGGCACAGGAGGTGATGGGCATCTATGAGGCCAGCAGGAAGGGGCTTATCTCTGCCGGGATCGCAGCCCAGTTGCTGGAGGCACAAGCGGCCACAGGCTTCATGCTGGACCCTCGCAGCCACCAGCGGCTGCCTGTGGAGGAGGCTGTGGCTGCCGGCCTGGTGGGTGAAGAGCTTCGCGAGAGGCTCCTGACCGCGGAGAAGGCAGCCAAAGGCTACCTTGACCCAGACACTGGGGACAAGGTCTCACTGTTCCAGGCCATGAAAAAGAAACTGGTGGGAAGGGAAGATGCGCTGAGATTTCTAGAGGTGCAGCTTGCCACGGGGGGTGTCGTCGACCCCCAGCACAACCACCGGCTGCCACTGGACACGGCCTACCGGCGTGGGTGCCTGCACAAGGACATATGCACACTCATCTCCGATGAGAAGCACCCAATCAAAAGATTCCTGGATCCCAACACGCAGGAGAAAGCGACGTACCGGGAGCTGCAAGGCAGGAGCAAAACGGATGAGGAGACAGACTGGCTTCTTCTCCCGATAGACAAGGACAAAACAAATGGTGATTACATTGACGAGGCCACCAAAAAGGCACTGGAGGCAGAGTGGGTGCAGATCTCTGTGGGAAGGTTCAGAGGCCAGAAGCGGTCCGTGTGGGAACTCCTGAACTCTGAGTACATCACAGAGGAGAAGAAACACGAGCTGGTGAAAAAATACAGGACAGACACTGTACGGGCTTTGGAGGAGGTAGTCagaataattttggaaataattgaagtaaaagaaaaaaccacTAAAACAATATGGTTCAAAGGAATTAGGAGGCAAATCACAGCCTCGGAGCTCTTTACATCCAAAATCATCACGAAGGATATCTTAGAAGGACTGGAAAAGGGAAGAACCACAGCGGAAGATGTCAGGAAAAAGGCGGAGGTCCAGCGCTACCTGGAGGGCACCGGCTGCATCGCGGGGGTCCTGGCACCCTCCCGCGACGAGCCGGGACGCACGGAGAAGCTGAGCATCTACCAGGCCATGTGGAAGGGCCTCCTGCGGCCCGGCACCGCCCTGGTGCTGCTCGAGGCGCAGGCGGCCACCGGCTTCGTCATCGACCCGGTGAGCAACCAGCGGCTGTCCGTGGAGGAGGCGGTGGCCGCCGGCGTGGTGGGCGGCGAGATCCGCGAGAAGCTGCTGGCGGCCGAGCGCGCGGTCACCGGCTACTCCGACCCCTACACCGGCGGGCAGATCTCGCTGTTCCAGGCCATGAAGAAGGACCTGATCGTCAGGGACCACGGCGTCCGCCTGCTGGAGGCTCAGATCGCCACTGGCGGCGTCATCGACCCCGTGCACAGCCACCGCCTGCCCGTGGAGGTGGCCTACCAGCGCGGCTACTTCGACGAGGACATGAACCGCGTGCTGTCGGACCCCAGCGACGACACTAAAGGCTTCTTCGACCCCAACACGCACGAGAACCTCACCTACCTGCAGCTGCTGCGCAGGTGCGTGCGCGACCCCGACACGGGGCTCCTCATGCTGCAGCTGGCGGCGCCCGGCTCCGCAGTGCAGCAGCTGAGCGAGGAGCAGCGCCGCGCGCTGCGGGACGTCCGGGTGACGCTGGAGGCGGGCGCCCTGCAGGGCCAGAGTCTCTCGGTCTGGGAGCTGCTGTTCTACCGCGAGGTCCGCGAGAGCCTGCGGCAGGACTTGCTGCGGCGGTTCCGGGAGGGCTCCTTGAACGCCCAGGGCGTGGGCGCCACCCTGACGGCGCTGCTGGCCGACCCGGACCCTCGCGGCGCCCTGCGGAAGGCCACCGTGGAGATGCGCGTGGGCCGCTTCCGGGGCGGCCCGGTGCCCCTGTGGGACGTCCTGACGTCCGACTACGTGCACGCCACCACCCGCGAGGAGCTGCTGGCCCAGTTCAGCTCCGGGGCGCTGACCCTGCTGGCGCTGACCCGCAGGCTGACCGCCATCGTGGAGGAGGCGGAGGCGGAGGGGGCGGGCGGCGCGTCCCGGGAAGCCGAGTCCCGGGTCCAGGAGTCCCGGCCGCCCGGGAGCGCTGACGGTGACGCGGGTCCCGCCCCCAGCGAGCCCGAGGCTGGACCTGACGCTGCCAGGCAGAGCCAGGAGCAGGCCCTGCGCGCGGCCACCCTGGAAGTACAGGCTGCGTTCTTCCCGGGCCAGCGCGTGTCGGCCTGGGACGTTCTCTTCTCCTCCTACCTGAGCCCGGCCCGCCGGGACGAGCTGCTGGCCCAGCACCTAGCCGGCGCCCTGGCCCTGCCCGCTCTCCTCTCCACTCTCACCCGCGCCGTGCAAGACACCGACGGGACGCTGAGCAAAGTGTCCTTCCGCGGCCTGCGGCGCCAGGTATCGGCCTACAAGCTGGGCATCTCCCGGGTGCTGCGCCCCGAGACGCTGCAGGAGCTGGCCCAGGGCACCAAGACCCTGCAGGAGGTGAGGGAGATGGACTCGGTCAAGCGCTACCTGGAGGGCACCGGCTGCATCGCGGGGGTCCTGGCACCCTCCCGCGACGAGCCGGGACGCACGGAGAAGCTGAGCATCTACCAGGCCATGTGGAAGGGCCTCCTGCGGCCCGGCACCGCCCTGGTGCTGCTCGAGGCGCAGGCGGCCACCGGCTTCGTCATCGACCCGGTGAGCAACCAGCGGCTGTCCGTGGAGGAGGCGGTGGCCGCCGGCGTGGTGGGCGGCGAGATCCGCGAGAAGCTGCTGGCGGCCGAGCGCGCGGTCACCGGCTACTCCGACCCCTACACCGGCGGGCAGATCTCGCTGTTCCAGGCCATGAAGAAGGACCTGATCGTCAGGGACCACGGCGTCCGCCTGCTGGAGGCTCAGATCGCCACCGGCGGCGTCATCGACCCCGTGCACAGCCACCGCCTGCCCGTGGAGGTGGCCTACCAGCGCGGCTACTTCGACGAGGACATGAACCGCGTGCTGTCGGACCCCAGCGACGACACTAAAGGCTTCTTCGACCCCAACACGCACGAGAACCTCACCTACCTGCAGCTGCTGAGCAGGTGCGTGCGCGACCCAGACACGGGACTGCGCCTCTTGCCACTTTCTAAGCAGTAG